One Falco biarmicus isolate bFalBia1 chromosome 9, bFalBia1.pri, whole genome shotgun sequence genomic region harbors:
- the LOC130154674 gene encoding endogenous retrovirus group 3 member 1 Env polyprotein-like yields MGSYANGTPKVTVVSKGWTIITLISGLWIGNVNAWDQNMYLQLLRNIVQNFNLTSCWICTQMPENAGRGFPLIGSAFPNDSEIHAAFSKMTISEYTQLEVKELSWSLDINAPLNSSRGVPCVQRCSLNKTEPETGGNSTDKRCGKTVFIGRYPNCTSYWKYGGANLWNKNQTRRKNNTTPKGWPTPSGTGWYWICGDKARKVLPLGWQGECAVGPVVPHIFIVHNLTQGLIRSYIKRIRRESTNPLIQRPTAFHSFARWFFPWLGVSELEKALVNLSATMEIAMNFTTDAIQAQQEEIKSISRMTLQNRLALDMLLSKEGGVCTLINTSCCTYINNDKRVTLDLEKIWEQTRILHEITKDDLSWSFEGIWNKLTSWLPDLRWIKQIFTMLVVFTVFGVYACVVFRCMFWCINMRKYI; encoded by the coding sequence ATGGGAAGCTACGCAAATGGAACCCCTAAAGTTACGGTTGTGTCGAAAGGATGGACAATAATTACCTTGATATCCGGGTTGTGGATAGGGAATGTCAATGCATGGGACCAGAATATGTATTTACAATTACTAAGGAATATTGTTCAGAATTTCAACCTAACCTCTTGCTGGATTTGTACTCAAATGCCTGAAAATGCAGGTCGGGGATTTCCCCTGATAGGTAGTGCATTTCCGAATGATTCCGAAATACATGCGGCTTTTTCAAAAATGACTATTTCAGAGTACACCCAATTAGAAGTTAAGGAATTGTCTTGGTCACTGGATATCAATGCTCCTTTGAACTCTAGTAGAGGTGTCCCGTGTGTCCAAAGGTGCTCCTTGAATAAGACCGAACCTGAAACAGGAGGGAATTCGACCGATAAAAGATGCGGGAAAACAGTCTTCATAGGCAGGTACCCCAATTGTACATCCTATTGGAAATATGGAGGGGCAAATCTTTGGAATAAAAACCAGACCAGGAGGAAAAACAATACTACTCCTAAGGGATGGCCCACTCCCTCAGGGACTGGATGGTACTGGATATGCGGAGACAAAGCCCGAAAGGTTTTACCCTTGGGCTGGCAGGGTGAATGTGCTGTAGGGCCTGTTGTTCCGCACATCTTCATAGTTCATAATCTGACACAAGGACTAATTAGATCATATATTAAAAGGATTAGACGAGAAAGTACAAATCCTCTTATACAGAGACCTACTGCCTTTCATAGTTTTGCTCGTTGGTTTTTTCCATGGTTGGGAGTAAGTGAATTAGAAAAAGCTTTAGTAAACCTCTCTGCTACTATGGAAATTGCCATGAACTTTACTACTGATGCCATACAGGCACAacaagaggaaattaaaagcatttcaagaATGACCTTACAAAATAGACTGGCACTTGATATGCTACTTAGCAAAGAAGGAGGAGTGTGCACACTAATAAATACAAGTTGTTGCACATACATAAACAACGACAAGAGAGTAACTTTGGATTTAGAAAAGATTTGGGAACAAACCAGAATATTACATGAGATTACAAAGGATGATCTCTCTTGGAGCTTTGAGGGAATATGGAACAAGTTAACCTCCTGGCTGCCTGACCTACGATggataaaacagatttttactatgttagtagtttttacagtgtttgGTGTATATGCATGCGTAGTGTTTAGGTGCATGTTCTGGTGCATAAACatgagaaaatatatataa